In Leuconostocaceae bacterium ESL0723, the following proteins share a genomic window:
- the parC gene encoding DNA topoisomerase IV subunit A, translating into MADRITELSLETVMGERFGRYSKYIIQERALPDIRDGLKPVQRRILYAMEQDGNTYDHPYRKSAKSVGNVMGNFHPHGDSSIYEAMVRLSQDWKVREPLIDMNGNNGSIDNDPAAAMRYTESRLSKIADEILRDLGQDTVDMVLNFDDTTYEPTVLPSRLPNLFINGATGISAGYATEIPPHNLKEISGALVYLLNHPDASLAQLMRYVKGPDFPTGGIVQGLDGIRQAYETGRGKIAVRAKTEVTPLKAGRQQIEITEIPYEVVKSSLVAKIDGIRLNKEVAGITEVRDESDREGMSIVIELARDANAQGILTYLFKKTDLQISYNFNMVAIHNQRPVLVSLKSGLQAFLDFRKEVVLKRSAYELAKAQERQHIVEGLIRMLSILDEVVATIRASKNRKDAMQNLMDQYQFTQVQAEAIVTLQLYRLTNTDVTQLQQEHADLKAKIDHLQEILHDEEALKAVISAEIQAVAKSFASPRKTVIEDQIESLVIDTAVTIPEENVRVLVSAGGYFKRSSLRSYRASADENGLSDDDEVIFETTLNTTQHLLMFTNLGNVVYRPVYELPDMRWKDTGEHLSQALSNWQTGEVIIKVLVVDDVEAPQPVVMATNDGFIKQTQVPDLITKTYKRKSTVAIKLKKDDSRLMTVDLAPQGGDSQVVILTHQGLALRYTLDEVPTIGARTSGVKSINLGADDWVVTALVITPAVKNLAVVAENGAFKYFPVDEIPTTRRGNKGVQIFTQRKTVAYYLAAAVALTARDQAVSILTARQQVQEVQLQDYHPASRTSNGQSLIDVSQDGQPLSIRVLNLQPED; encoded by the coding sequence ATGGCAGATCGGATTACAGAATTATCATTAGAAACGGTGATGGGCGAACGCTTTGGCCGTTATTCTAAGTATATTATTCAAGAGCGGGCCCTCCCGGATATCCGTGATGGTCTTAAGCCGGTTCAGCGCCGCATTTTATACGCGATGGAACAGGATGGCAACACCTACGACCATCCTTACCGTAAATCCGCCAAGTCGGTCGGAAATGTCATGGGTAACTTTCACCCCCACGGGGATTCCTCGATTTATGAGGCCATGGTCCGTCTTTCCCAGGATTGGAAGGTTCGTGAGCCCCTGATTGACATGAACGGGAACAACGGTTCCATCGACAATGACCCGGCCGCTGCCATGCGTTACACCGAGTCACGCCTGTCCAAGATTGCGGACGAAATTCTCCGCGATTTGGGTCAAGACACCGTTGACATGGTCTTAAACTTTGATGATACGACCTATGAGCCAACGGTGTTACCGTCCCGCCTGCCTAATCTCTTTATTAACGGGGCAACCGGGATTTCAGCCGGTTATGCCACTGAAATTCCGCCTCACAATCTGAAAGAAATTAGTGGGGCCCTGGTCTATCTCCTAAACCATCCGGACGCCAGTCTGGCCCAGTTAATGCGTTACGTAAAGGGTCCGGACTTCCCAACAGGTGGTATTGTCCAGGGCTTGGACGGGATTCGACAGGCTTATGAGACTGGTCGGGGCAAGATTGCCGTACGGGCAAAGACCGAAGTCACCCCTTTAAAGGCCGGTCGGCAGCAGATTGAGATCACAGAAATTCCTTATGAAGTGGTTAAATCCAGCCTGGTGGCTAAAATTGATGGCATCCGTCTCAACAAAGAAGTGGCCGGCATTACTGAGGTTCGGGATGAGTCCGACCGCGAGGGGATGTCGATTGTGATTGAGCTGGCCCGGGATGCCAATGCCCAGGGCATCTTGACCTATCTCTTCAAAAAAACTGACCTGCAAATTTCGTACAACTTCAATATGGTGGCCATTCATAACCAGCGTCCAGTCCTAGTTAGTTTAAAGTCAGGACTGCAGGCCTTCTTGGACTTCCGTAAGGAAGTGGTTTTGAAGCGTTCGGCCTACGAACTGGCCAAGGCCCAGGAACGTCAGCACATCGTTGAAGGCTTGATTCGGATGCTTTCCATCCTGGATGAAGTGGTGGCCACGATTCGGGCCTCCAAGAACCGTAAGGACGCCATGCAAAACCTGATGGACCAGTACCAGTTCACCCAGGTACAAGCCGAAGCAATTGTGACCTTACAGCTTTACCGCTTAACCAATACTGATGTGACCCAGCTCCAACAAGAACACGCCGACCTTAAGGCCAAGATTGACCACCTGCAAGAGATTTTGCATGACGAGGAGGCCTTAAAGGCGGTAATCAGTGCTGAAATTCAAGCGGTGGCTAAGAGCTTTGCCAGCCCCCGTAAGACGGTCATTGAAGACCAAATCGAGAGCTTGGTGATTGACACGGCCGTTACCATCCCAGAGGAAAATGTCCGGGTCTTGGTTTCGGCGGGTGGCTACTTTAAGCGGTCCTCCCTGCGTTCTTACCGGGCCTCGGCCGATGAAAATGGTCTCAGCGATGATGATGAAGTTATCTTTGAGACGACCTTGAATACGACCCAGCACCTGCTGATGTTTACCAACCTGGGTAACGTGGTTTACCGCCCGGTTTATGAACTGCCCGACATGCGGTGGAAGGACACCGGTGAGCACTTATCCCAGGCCCTGTCTAACTGGCAGACCGGGGAAGTCATTATCAAAGTCCTAGTGGTTGACGACGTTGAAGCGCCTCAACCAGTCGTGATGGCTACCAATGACGGTTTCATTAAACAGACCCAGGTCCCTGACCTAATTACTAAGACCTATAAGCGTAAGTCCACGGTGGCGATCAAGCTTAAAAAAGATGATAGCCGCCTGATGACCGTTGACTTGGCACCCCAGGGTGGTGATAGTCAGGTAGTCATCTTGACCCACCAAGGACTGGCTTTACGCTACACCTTAGACGAGGTGCCAACGATTGGGGCCCGGACTAGTGGGGTTAAGTCCATTAATTTGGGGGCTGATGATTGGGTAGTGACTGCCTTAGTCATCACGCCGGCCGTTAAAAACCTGGCCGTGGTCGCTGAAAACGGCGCCTTTAAGTATTTCCCAGTTGATGAAATTCCAACCACTCGCCGGGGCAACAAGGGCGTTCAAATTTTCACCCAGCGTAAGACGGTGGCTTACTATCTGGCCGCTGCAGTGGCCTTAACGGCCCGTGACCAGGCTGTTTCCATCCTAACGGCCCGTCAACAGGTCCAAGAAGTCCAACTCCA